A single region of the Hirundo rustica isolate bHirRus1 chromosome 31, bHirRus1.pri.v3, whole genome shotgun sequence genome encodes:
- the LOC120764548 gene encoding zinc finger protein 420-like, with protein sequence MEEEKPRRSRTRRGCKPSAGSSREERLPLCQEGSRSSELVKPHGEEKPYKCLECGKSFSQSFNLIRHQVIHTGERPYDCGECGKSFSQSSHLSQHQRIHTGEKPYECLECGKSFRRKSNLNSHCKIHTGERPYECEECGKSFHRSSSLIRHQTIHTGERPYKCGDCGKRFNRNSHLVRHRRMHTGERPYKCLECGKSFRRSSSLNVHQHSHTRERPYKCPECGKQFPTTTKLLQHQFTHTERPFCCPDCGKSFTRKSHLVSHRRIHTGERPYKCLECGKSFSASSDLIQHQNIHTGERPYKCGECGKSFNRNSNLNKHLKIHTGERPYKCGECGSSFRQRSHLISHQKIHNSKREQPYRCGECGKRFRQRSHLINHQMIHKGKQEWPYECLECGKRFRQRSDLIKHQRIHTGERPYECGECGKSFGRSSNLIRHQTTHTRERPYRCLECGKGFNRNSHLIRHQHIHTRERPYECPECGKSFSGNSHLTQHRQRHR encoded by the coding sequence atggaggaggaaaagcccAGAAGATCCCGCACAAGGAGGGGCTGCAAACCCAgcgcagggagcagcagggaggaaagactccccctgtgccaggaaggtagccggagctcagagctggtgAAGCCTCATGGTGAGGAGAAGCCCTACAagtgcttggaatgtgggaagagcttcagccagagcttcAACCTGATTCGGCACCAagtgatccacactggggaacggccctatgactgtggggaatgtgggaagagcttcagccagagctcccacctCTCTCagcaccagaggatccacactggggaaaagcCCTATGAGTGcctggaatgtgggaagagctttagACGGAAGTCTAACCTCAACAGCCACTGCAAGATCCACACTGGAgaacggccctacgagtgtgaagaatgtgggaaaagcttccaCCGGAGCTCCAGCCTCATACGGCACCAGACaatccacactggggaacggCCCTACAAGTGTGGGGATTGTGGGAAGCGTTTTAATCGCAACTCTCACCTCGTCAGACACCGGCGGATGCACACTGGGGAACGGCCCTACAAGTGcttggagtgtgggaagagctttagACGGAGCTCCAGCCTCAATGttcaccagcacagccacaccagggagaggccctacaagtgtcctgagtgtgggaagcaGTTTCCAACCACCACAAAACTCCTCCAACATCagttcacacacacagagaggcccttctgctgccccGACTGCGGGAAGAGCTTCACCCGCAAGTCCCACCTCGTCAGTCATCGAcgcatccacaccggggagaggccgTACAAGTGcttggagtgtgggaagagcttcagcgCGAGCTCCGACCTGATCCAGCACCAGAACATTCACACTGGGGAACGGCCCTataagtgtggggaatgtgggaagagcttcaaccGGAACTCCAACCTCAACAAACACCTCaagatccacactggggaacggccctacaagtgtggggaatgtgggagcAGCTTCAGACAGAGGTCCCACCTCATCAGCCACCAGAAGATCCACAACAGCAAACGGGAACAGCCCTACAgatgtggggaatgtgggaagagattCAGACAGAGGTCCCACCTCATCAACCACCAGATGATCCACAAAGGCAAACAGGAATGGCCCTATGagtgcttggaatgtgggaaaAGATTCAGACAAAGGTCTGACCTCATTAagcaccagaggatccacactggggagcgACCCTATGaatgtggggaatgtgggaagagctttgggCGGAGCTCCAACCTCATCCGCCACCAAACAACCCACACCAGGGAACGGCCCTACAGGTGCTTGGAATGTGGAAAGGGCTTTAACCGCAACTCCCACCTCATCAGGCACCAGCACATCCACACcagggagaggccctatgagtgtcctgagtgtgggaagagcttctctgGGAACTCTCACTTGACCCAACACCGACAGAGGCACCGCtaa